In [Phormidium] sp. ETS-05, the genomic window GTGGAGAATAATACCCCCAAGGAGCTGGACATCAAAGTGGCGCATTCCCAGCACCCGTTTACTGGCTTCTCTGACCACGGCAAATGCTTCTGGAAGCAGCTCATCCAATATCTCCTTAGTTTCGTTGTCATTGCGAGCTTTGGAGAGCCGCTGTTGGAATTCTCCGGTTTTGGCAGTTAAATCGGCATCGCTGAGAGCTTCAATTTCTGGCTCCAAGACTTTGATATCGGTCACGAGGGGCTGAAATCTTTTCAGCTTGCGGGCATTGGGGTCGCCTAGGATAGTTTTAAGCATGGCAGGAGATAAGCGCGTAAGAAAATTGGCAGAATGAATGTGGGCTGATGCCGGACTGCTAGGGATAATGCAGGTTGGCAATAGGCAATCAGCAAGATACAATTAATTTTTTGTCTTATTTATCCTATCATTTTCCCTCATCCCGATGAGGCTAAAGCCCAACTACAAACCATCTGGGCTAAAGCCCAACTACAAACCGGGGATGGGGATGTCTGTGAGGAGTTGCTGGACGATCGTCTTGGCTTGGCGACCGCCAGCGGGGATGAGGCGATGGGAAAGCACGTGAGGGGCGAGGAATTTCACATCATCGGGGATAGCAAACTCGCGACCTTCGAGAAAGGCATAAGCCTGGGTGGCGCGCTGCAGAGCCACAGCACCTCGGGGACTAACACCGAGAGTGATTAAATCATTCTCTCTGGTGGCGCGGACTAAGTTAACGATGTACTGCTGGATGGACTCTTCTACCTTGACTTGGCTGCACAGACGGCATAACTCGGAAACCGTGTCTAATTCAATGCAGGGCTGTAATTCATCCACATGAACGCCAGTTTGGAGGCCAGAAAGCATTTTCAGCTCTTCCGCTTCCGTGGGGTAGCCCAGAGAGAAAGAGAGGGTGAAGCGGTCCATCTGGGCTTCCGGGAGGGGAAAAGTGCCTTGATATTCCACGGGGTTTTGGGTGGCGATCGCGAAAAAAGGCTTGGGCACATTGCGGGAAACCCCATCTACCGTCACTTGCCGTTCTTCCATCACTTCCAGCAAAGCCGACTGGGTGCGGGGAGTGGCGCGGTTAATTTCATCAGCGAGCAACACATTGGCAAACACCGGACCGGGGAGAAATTCAAACTCGCCCGTGCGGGGGTTCCAGATATTAGTCCCGGTGATATCCGTGGGGAGGAGGTCAGGGGTGCATTGAATGCGTTGGAACTTACCGGCGATCGAGCGAGCCAAAGACTTAGCCAGCAGAGTTTTACCCACTCCCGGCACATCCTCAAGCAAAGCATGACCCCCGGAAAAC contains:
- a CDS encoding MoxR family ATPase; the protein is MRESIELLKANLSQTIVGKSDAIRLVLVALFSGGHALLEDVPGVGKTLLAKSLARSIAGKFQRIQCTPDLLPTDITGTNIWNPRTGEFEFLPGPVFANVLLADEINRATPRTQSALLEVMEERQVTVDGVSRNVPKPFFAIATQNPVEYQGTFPLPEAQMDRFTLSFSLGYPTEAEELKMLSGLQTGVHVDELQPCIELDTVSELCRLCSQVKVEESIQQYIVNLVRATRENDLITLGVSPRGAVALQRATQAYAFLEGREFAIPDDVKFLAPHVLSHRLIPAGGRQAKTIVQQLLTDIPIPGL